A single window of Salvia splendens isolate huo1 chromosome 6, SspV2, whole genome shotgun sequence DNA harbors:
- the LOC121808915 gene encoding protein ALP1-like, whose product MANEEEFRKVGRRRDEMTTVLILLEELLSNLQINLLMISLIITLIGPNTHKRKRWSIEDPTQMLDSIPAHVKQLDRLVRLTDRSCVNNLRIDRNTFGRLCRILRDRIGLIDQKFVTVEEQVAMLLCVLSHHKKTGIVGYDFMRSSHTVSRYIHIVLCGVLMLHNLFLVKPSPMDDSCNDRRWSWFKGCLGALDGTYINVRVPVADAPRYRNRKGHITTNTLAVCDPHLRFVYILPGWEGSAGDSTILRDAISRPLGLKGPKGCYYLCDNAYPNVEGFVMSLKGVRYHLKEWGPGTQAPQMPEELFNLRHTKARNVIERSFAVLKMRWGILRSASFYPFVLQTGLIIACFLLHNFIRDQMAVDPVEEKLGNHDNDGDETDQEQAPVDQCGTFS is encoded by the exons ATGGCTAATGAAGAGGAATTTCGCAAG GTTGGAAGGAGGCGAGATGAGATGACAACCGTTTTGATTTTGCTTGAGGAGTTATTAAGTAATCTTCAAATTAATTTGTTGATGATATCTCTCATAATCACTCTAATTGGACCAAATACTCACAAGCGCAAACGTTGGTCCATAGAGGATCCAACCCAAATGCTCGATTCAATTCCTGCTCATGTCAAGCAGTTAGATAGGCTTGTCCGTCTCACAGATCGGTCTTGCGTTAATAATTTGCGGATTGATAGAAACACGTTTGGCCGACTATGCCGTATACTCCGTGATCGTATAGGGTTAATTGATCAAAAATTTGTCACTGTTGAAGAACAAGTTGCCATGTTGCTATGTGTTCTATCACACCACAAGAAAACTGGTATAGTTGGATACGACTTCATGCGGTCCTCCCATACTGTGTCCAGATATATACATATTGTCCTCTGTGGTGTGCTCATGCTTCACAACCTGTTTTTGGTAAAGCCTAGTCCTATGGATGATAGTTGCAATGACCGGCGTTGGAGTTGGTTTAAG GGATGTCTGGGTGCCTTAGACGGAACGTATATCAACGTACGAGTGCCTGTTGCCGACGCACCACGGTATCGAAATAGGAAAGGCCACATCACAACCAACACTCTAGCCGTATGTGACCCGCATCTTCGCTTTGTTTACATTCTACCAGGATGGGAGGGATCTGCGGGGGATTCAACGATTTTGCGCGATGCAATAAGCAGACCATTGGGTCTCAAAGGGCCAAAAG GTTGTTACTATCTTTGTGATAATGCATACCCGAACGTCGAAGGCTTTGTGATGTCACTTAAAGGAGTCCGTTATCATTTGAAGGAATGGGGTCCTGGTACACAAGCTCCTCAAATGCCCGAGGAGTTGTTTAACTTGAGACACACCAAGGCTAGAAATGTAATCGAACGATCATTCGCGGTCTTGAAGATGCGATGGGGTATACTCCGTTCCGCAAGTTTCTATCCATTTGTGCTGCAAACAGGCTTGATTATAGCATGTTTCTtacttcacaatttcattcGCGATCAAATGGCGGTTGATCCGGTCGAAGAGAAGTTGGGTAACCACGACAACGATGGGGATGAAACGGATCAAGAGCAAGCGCCTGTTGATCAGTGTGGAACCTTCAGCTGA